The following proteins are co-located in the Acropora palmata chromosome 11, jaAcrPala1.3, whole genome shotgun sequence genome:
- the LOC141897967 gene encoding uncharacterized protein LOC141897967 isoform X2, which translates to MKPKSHSSESHTCKFYAFPSDKKDKDQYKRWIRLIRRKDREPSKHSRVCSCHFMDGNELYGPTIYERNRDKIFPSEGGPPKKKKEKRNSYKEDCARNGG; encoded by the exons ATGAAGCCAAAAAG TCATTCATCAGAAAGCCACACTTGCAAGTTCTATGCATTTCCAAGCGATAAAAAGGACAAGGACCAATACAAACGATGGATCCGTCTGATAAG GAGGAAAGACAGAGAGCCAAGTAAACATTCCAGAGTGTGCAGTTGTCATTTCATGGATGGAAATGAACTATATGGGCCCACGATTTACGAAAGAAATCGTGATAAGATATTTCCCAGTGAAGGAGgaccaccaaaaaaaaaaaaagaaaaaaggaacagCTATAAAGAAGACTGTGCAAGAAATGGTGGCTGA
- the LOC141897967 gene encoding uncharacterized protein LOC141897967 isoform X1, giving the protein MVYCFAPMCSHSSESHTCKFYAFPSDKKDKDQYKRWIRLIRRKDREPSKHSRVCSCHFMDGNELYGPTIYERNRDKIFPSEGGPPKKKKEKRNSYKEDCARNGG; this is encoded by the exons ATGGTCTACTGCTTTGCTCCGATGTGCAGTCATTCATCAGAAAGCCACACTTGCAAGTTCTATGCATTTCCAAGCGATAAAAAGGACAAGGACCAATACAAACGATGGATCCGTCTGATAAG GAGGAAAGACAGAGAGCCAAGTAAACATTCCAGAGTGTGCAGTTGTCATTTCATGGATGGAAATGAACTATATGGGCCCACGATTTACGAAAGAAATCGTGATAAGATATTTCCCAGTGAAGGAGgaccaccaaaaaaaaaaaaagaaaaaaggaacagCTATAAAGAAGACTGTGCAAGAAATGGTGGCTGA